A region from the Tachyglossus aculeatus isolate mTacAcu1 chromosome X2, mTacAcu1.pri, whole genome shotgun sequence genome encodes:
- the FGFR4 gene encoding fibroblast growth factor receptor 4 produces MGLRLALLVAFLVASGLLAPQPVASQDMDQEPCQGQGEQDKEQHFQLDPGQAVQLCCAQGNRSGHWYRAGSRLAARGRVRAWRGWLEIAALSDEDAGSYLCLARGTRLVLYNITISVVDSLGSGDDDEDSDGPQGSPSRGRARLHQGPYWTHPQRMDKRLYAVPAGNTVKFRCPASGKPLPTIRWLKNGRDFRGEHRIGGIRLRHQHWSLVMESVVPSDRGNYTCLVENAFGRIHYSYLLDVLERSPHRPILQAGLPANTTAVVGSDVEFFCKVYSDAQPHIQWLKHIEVNGSSFASDGVPYVQVLKTADINSSEVEVLYLRNVSTEDAGEYTCLAGNSIGLSYQSAWLTVIPEEELLRDAAGPEVKYTDIIIYTSGSLAVAMVAVIVVLCRMQTQSGKPSREPLAVHKLSRFPLIRQFSLESSSSGMSSTSLMRVPRLSSSCTPMLAGLVELDLPLDAKWEFPRDRLALGKPLGEGCFGQVVRAEAYGIDRDRPDRVETVAVKMLKDNASDKDLADLISEMEMMKLMDQHKNIINLLGVCTQEGPLYVIVECAAKGSLREYLRARRPPGPDSPFAAVAARVPEEQLSFQDLVSCAYQVARGMEYLESKKCIHRDLAARNVLVTEDNVMKIADFGLARGVHDIDYYKKTSNGRLPVKWMAPEALFDRVYTHQSDVWSFGILMWEIFTLGGSPYPGIPVEELFKLLKEGHRMDRPSNCTHELYLLMRECWHAAPSQRPTFKQLVEALDKILMAVAEEYLDLSTPFEQYSPSGEDTSSTCSSNDSVFTHETPAPCPFAYHNVRT; encoded by the exons TGCCAGGGGCCGGGTGCGGGCCTGGCGCGGCTGGCTGGAGATCGCGGCCCTGAGCGACGAGGACGCGGGGTCCTACCTGTGCCTGGCGCGGGGCACCAGGTTGGTGCTCTACAACATCACCATCTCCGTGGTTG ATTCCTTGGGCTCTGGGGATGACGACGAGGACAGCGACGGCCCCCAAGGGTCACCCTCCAGAGGCCGGGCCAGGCTGCATCAAG GCCCTTACTGGACGCACCCCCAGCGCATGGACAAGAGGCTGTACGCCGTCCCCGCCGGCAACACCGTCAAGTTCCGCTGCCCAGCCTCCGGGAAGCCCCTGCCCACCATCCGCTGGCTGAAGAACGGGCGGGATTTCCGGGGCGAGCACCGCATCGGGGGCATCCGG ctccgccaccagcACTGGAGCCTGGTCATGGAGAGCGTGGTGCCCTCCGACCGAGGCAACTATACCTGCCTGGTGGAGAACGCCTTTGGCAGAATCCACTACAGCTACCTGCTGGACGTCCTGG AGAGGTCCCCGCACCGGCCCATCCTGCAGGCTGGTCTCCCCGCAAATACCACGGCAGTGGTGGGCAGCGACGTCGAGTTCTTCTGCAAGGTGTACAGCGATGCCCAGCCCCACATACAGTGGCTGAAGCACATTGAGGTGAACGGCAGCAGCTTCGCTTCAGACGGCGTCCCGTATGTGCAGGTCCTCAAG ACGGCCGACATCAACAGCTCGGAGGTAGAAGTTTTGTACCTGCGCAACGTCTCGACTGAGGACGCGGGCGAATACACCTGTCTGGCGGGCAACTCCATCGGCCTCTCGTATCAGTCTGCTTGGCTAACCGTGATCCCCG aggaggagctgctgAGGGATGCGGCGGGCCCAGAGGTCAAGTACACGGACATCATCATCTACACGTCCGGCTCGCTGGCCGTGGCCATGGTGGCGGTCATCGTGGTCCTGTGCCGCATGCAGACGCAGTCCGGCAAGCCGTCCCGCGAACCTCTGGCCGTGCACAAGCTCTCCCGGTTCCCCCTCATCAGACAG TTCTCTCTGGAGTCCAGCTCCTCGGGGATGTCCAGCACCTCCTTGATGCGGGTCCCCCGCCTGTCCTCCAGCTGCACCCCCATGCTGGCCGGCCTCGTGGAGCTGGACCTGCCCCTGGATGCCAAGTGGGAGTTCCCCAGGGACAG GCTGGCTCTGGGGAAGCCCCTGGGCGAGGGCTGCTTCGGGCAGGTGGTCCGAGCCGAGGCCTACGGCATCGACCGGGATCGGCCGGACAGGGTGGAGACCGTGGCCGTCAAGATGCTgaaag ACAACGCCTCAGACAAGGACCTGGCCGACCTCATCTCTGAGATGGAGATGATGAAGCTGATGGATCAGCACAAAAACATCATCAACCTGCTGGGGGTCTGCACCCAGGAAG GACCGCTGTACGTGATCGTGGAGTGTGCCGCCAAAGGCAGCCTGCGGGAATACCTGCGGGcccgccggccccccggccccgactCCCCCTTCGCTGCCGTCGCTGCCAGGGTGCCCGAGGAGCAGCTGTCTTTCCAGGACCTGGTCTCCTGTGCCTACCAAGTGGCCCGCGGCATGGAGTACCTCGAGTCCAAGAAG TGTATCCACCGTGACCTTGCCGCTCGCAACGTGCTGGTCACCGAGGACAACGTGATGAAGATTGCGGACTTTGGCCTGGCCAGGGGCGTCCACGACATTGACTACTACAAGAAAACCAGCAAT GGCCGCCTACCAGTGAAGTGGATGGCTCCAGAGGCTCTGTTCGACCGCGTCTACACCCACCAAAGTGATGT GTGGTCCTTTGGGATCCTGATGTGGGAGATCTTCACCCTGGGGGGCTCCCCGTACCCCGGCATCCCGGTGGAGGAGCTCTTCAAGCTGCTGAAGGAAGGGCACCGCATGGACCGGCCATCCAACTGCACCCATGAGCT GTACCTGCTGATGCGAGAATGCTGGCATGCCGCCCCGTCCCAGAGACCCACGTTCAAGCAGCTGGTGGAGGCGCTGGACAAGATCCTGATGGCCGTCGCCGAGGAG TACCTGGACCTCTCGACGCCCTTTGAGCAGTATTCCCCGTCTGGCGAAGACACCAGCAGTACCTGCTCCTCCAATGACTCCGTCTTCACTCACGAGACCCCGGCCCCCTGCCCCTTTGCCTATCACAACGTGCGGACTTga